DNA sequence from the Arthrobacter crystallopoietes genome:
TTAAGCCCGGGAAGCAGAATCTTGGCCTGGTGGCCACGCTGCTGCTGGGCCTGGTTGGATCAGTCATTGGTGGCCTGATCGCGAATCTGCTGGGTACCGGCGACATCTTCGAGCTGAACGTCCTCGGATTTGTTGTGGCCGTAATCGCAGCGGTGCTCCTGATCGGCGTGGCCGAGGGTGTCGCCGGCCGCCGGAGCGTCCGCCGCTAGGTATTGACTTGCCGGCAAGCGGCTGGGTCCCCTGATGCCTTAAACAGACCTGCGGCCTGGAACGGCAACCGTTCCAGGCCGCAGGTTTGCCACTGGCCTCCTCTATCCGAGTGGGCCGGTGGCGACTTCGACGGCGGTGCGCAGTTGTCCCGCAGCAATAAGTGCCTCCGCGGCGGCCAGCTCCGGCGCCAGGAATCGGTCAGGTCCAGGCCCGGCCACCCGTTCGCGCAGCACTGCCAGCGCGGCGCCGGTGGCCGGTCCCGGTCGCAACGGCGCACGCAGCTCAATGCCGCGGGCAGCTGCCACCAGCTCGATGGCCAGCACCCGGCGCAGATTGTCGACGGCGGTACGCAATGCCGAGTCCTTCCACGAGGCCTACATGACGCACACCTCCACCTCACCGAACTATCAAATCCTCGCTTCCCTGGACGCCGGCCGCCGACAGGTGGAGCTGGAGGGTTTTGAACTGGTGCAGCGGCAGATGGATTTGGCGGGTGGCATCGCCGCGGCGGTGCAACGGCAGCCGCTGCTGCGAAATCATTTCCGGATCCTCGGCGCCGCAACGGCTACCTGATGGACCGGTTCGGGATCCAGGTCAACAAGACCTCCCGCAACACGGTGCTGCTCATGACCAATATCGGCACCACCCGCAGTGCCGTGGCCTACCTGCTCGAGGTCCTGGTCCAGCTGGCCGAGGCCTTTGACGAGGAACAAGCGGGGATGAGCCCGCTCGCACTGCA
Encoded proteins:
- a CDS encoding GlsB/YeaQ/YmgE family stress response membrane protein, which codes for MIGFIIAGLVIGALARLIKPGKQNLGLVATLLLGLVGSVIGGLIANLLGTGDIFELNVLGFVVAVIAAVLLIGVAEGVAGRRSVRR
- a CDS encoding aromatic amino acid lyase, producing MRTAVDNLRRVLAIELVAAARGIELRAPLRPGPATGAALAVLRERVAGPGPDRFLAPELAAAEALIAAGQLRTAVEVATGPLG